The following proteins are co-located in the Candidatus Dadabacteria bacterium genome:
- the folP gene encoding dihydropteroate synthase, which translates to MIKLGSKELDLSQKPLVMGIVNMTPDSFYDGGTYNDPQKALGRIASLIRDGADIIDIGGESTRPGSLGVSTEEELDRVIPVIEAASVEFDTVISVDTTKAAVAEEALGCGASMVNDISGLSFEPQVAQKVSEKGAAIVLTHTSSRPLDMQEKTQYSSLIPDIADFLLNSAQAAMAAGVPRDHIIIDPGIGFGKTTPQNLEIIRKLEEFCRLGFPVCIGTSRKSFIGEILGSPLAEQRLIGSVCSVIISMLKGISIVRVHDVLETVQAIRTVKSIYGTN; encoded by the coding sequence TTGATAAAACTCGGTTCAAAAGAACTGGATCTCAGCCAAAAACCCCTCGTCATGGGAATCGTGAACATGACGCCGGACTCCTTTTATGACGGCGGAACGTACAACGATCCCCAAAAAGCTCTCGGGAGAATCGCCTCTTTAATCAGAGACGGGGCCGATATTATCGACATAGGAGGAGAATCCACAAGGCCGGGTTCTCTCGGCGTGAGCACGGAAGAGGAGCTTGACAGGGTTATACCGGTAATAGAAGCGGCTTCGGTGGAATTTGACACCGTAATATCCGTCGACACCACAAAAGCGGCCGTCGCCGAGGAGGCTCTTGGGTGCGGAGCCTCGATGGTAAACGATATAAGCGGACTGAGTTTCGAGCCGCAAGTGGCGCAGAAAGTATCGGAGAAAGGAGCCGCAATCGTACTCACCCACACAAGTTCACGCCCGCTGGACATGCAGGAGAAAACCCAATACAGTTCGCTTATTCCCGATATAGCGGACTTTCTTCTGAATTCGGCTCAGGCGGCAATGGCGGCGGGAGTGCCGCGGGACCACATAATAATTGACCCGGGCATCGGATTCGGAAAAACCACTCCGCAGAACCTCGAAATCATAAGAAAGCTCGAGGAATTCTGCCGGCTCGGGTTTCCGGTCTGCATCGGAACCTCGCGAAAATCCTTTATAGGAGAAATCCTGGGGAGCCCGCTTGCCGAGCAAAGATTGATAGGATCCGTCTGTTCAGTAATAATATCAATGCTCAAGGGTATTTCTATCGTAAGAGTTCATGATGTACTTGAGACAGTGCAGGCGATTAGGACGGTAAAGAGCATATACGGGACTAACTAG
- a CDS encoding CdaR family protein, with translation MEKKPFFQGLTKKTIALALAVMLWAFTNFELDVERDVRIPLHLSGLPEDLIIVNNAPENVDLSLRGARNLLSSFAFSNKSIPVDLQKTERGVLKIDLKRAASQIVPRGIDIVAARPSKLSLNIDMLVTKRFKVKPVLGEPDSGYEISKKLKVVPQFVKVKGPASQLGKLESIETAKIKLEGEKAEFTAPVQLQLPSQYMEVLEGDHVNVTVYIKEIILSKEFRDVDIVPRNFGELEYTTTPELKATLVFNGPYKTINDLTSNDVKVFIDGTEMGESRVKRLRVKVQYPSSDLLKLTKTSPTSVRVRVKPPPPEESPET, from the coding sequence ATGGAGAAAAAACCTTTCTTTCAAGGTCTTACAAAAAAAACAATCGCGCTCGCGCTGGCCGTAATGCTCTGGGCATTTACGAACTTCGAACTTGACGTGGAAAGGGACGTCAGGATTCCGCTTCACCTAAGCGGCCTGCCTGAAGACCTTATTATCGTGAACAATGCCCCCGAAAATGTTGACCTATCTCTCAGGGGAGCGAGAAATCTGCTCTCTTCATTTGCCTTCTCGAACAAGTCAATTCCCGTTGACCTGCAGAAAACGGAAAGGGGTGTCCTTAAAATAGACTTAAAGCGCGCGGCATCGCAGATAGTTCCCAGAGGAATCGATATAGTCGCTGCGAGGCCCTCAAAGCTCTCTCTTAACATAGACATGCTTGTGACGAAAAGGTTCAAGGTGAAACCCGTGCTCGGAGAACCGGACTCCGGCTACGAGATATCGAAGAAATTAAAAGTCGTCCCGCAATTCGTAAAGGTAAAAGGACCCGCTTCGCAGCTTGGCAAGCTGGAAAGCATAGAAACGGCGAAAATAAAGCTTGAAGGCGAAAAAGCCGAGTTCACGGCGCCGGTGCAGCTGCAGCTGCCATCCCAGTACATGGAAGTCCTCGAAGGCGATCACGTGAACGTAACGGTTTACATAAAAGAGATAATACTGTCCAAGGAGTTTCGGGATGTCGACATAGTTCCCCGGAATTTCGGAGAACTCGAATACACTACAACTCCCGAGCTTAAGGCCACACTGGTATTCAACGGCCCCTACAAGACCATCAACGACCTTACGAGCAATGATGTCAAAGTTTTCATAGACGGGACGGAGATGGGCGAGAGCAGGGTGAAAAGACTCAGGGTAAAAGTTCAGTATCCAAGTTCAGATCTGCTGAAACTTACGAAGACCTCTCCGACGAGTGTCAGGGTCAGGGTCAAACCGCCTCCCCCGGAAGAATCCCCCGAGACGTAA
- a CDS encoding pyridoxine 5'-phosphate synthase, translated as MKTRLNVNVDHVATLRQARMGDEPDPVTAAVQAELAGASGIVVHLREDRRHIQERDLLLLRQTVRTKLNMEMAVTDEMIEIACETLPDVVTLVPEKRQEITTEGGLDVRGDTERIAAGIEKLKSSGLFVSIFIDPDPEQISASAQTGAHMVELHTGSYANARDETGMMMELDKIRKSTEDALSHRLRVSAGHGLNYVNVTAVSRIDGIEELNIGHSIISRAVLSGMEEAVRDMINLL; from the coding sequence ATGAAAACCAGACTGAACGTAAACGTTGACCACGTAGCAACCCTGAGACAGGCAAGGATGGGAGACGAGCCCGACCCCGTGACCGCAGCCGTGCAGGCTGAACTCGCCGGAGCGAGCGGAATAGTGGTCCACCTTCGTGAAGATCGTCGACACATTCAGGAAAGGGACCTTCTTCTGCTGAGACAGACGGTGCGGACGAAACTTAACATGGAAATGGCCGTAACGGACGAAATGATTGAGATTGCGTGCGAGACGCTTCCCGACGTCGTGACTCTCGTTCCGGAAAAAAGGCAGGAGATAACCACTGAAGGAGGACTTGACGTGCGCGGGGATACGGAGAGAATTGCCGCGGGGATTGAAAAACTGAAGAGCTCCGGGCTGTTCGTAAGCATTTTCATAGACCCTGACCCCGAACAGATAAGCGCCTCCGCGCAGACCGGAGCCCATATGGTTGAACTCCACACCGGAAGTTACGCAAACGCCCGCGACGAGACCGGGATGATGATGGAACTTGATAAGATCAGAAAATCAACGGAAGACGCCCTCTCCCACCGACTCAGGGTATCCGCCGGTCACGGGCTTAACTACGTTAACGTGACCGCGGTTTCACGGATAGACGGGATTGAGGAACTCAACATCGGCCACAGCATAATTTCACGGGCGGTTCTCTCCGGAATGGAGGAAGCCGTAAGAGACATGATCAATCTGCTATAG
- a CDS encoding histone deacetylase has protein sequence MKKLSIVSNDLFLAHQNPPGHPECPERLTSILGALESSGLMEKTVPADTRPATEEEITLVHSKPYFDMVKGTSGKEFSKLDADTSTCEVSFDAALAGSGGLICSVNDILSGEIDTAFVLPRPPGHHAEHDRAMGFCLFNHVAVAGAHLLANCGLERVLIIDWDVHHGNGTQHIFYDSSSVLFFSVHQFPFYPGTGSLKELGYKEGLGYTVNVPCPAMLGDEDYLRIFAEILEPVVEQYSPEFILISAGFDAYQVDPLGGMLVTSEGFARLTRFVMRLAERHCGGNIAFLLEGGYNTAEMGLIMRSVIEEILDLKVSDSGFDPKRTTCEHTVSEIRKIYSKFWDF, from the coding sequence ATGAAAAAACTCTCGATAGTAAGTAACGATCTTTTCCTGGCTCACCAGAACCCTCCCGGACATCCGGAGTGTCCGGAAAGACTGACCAGCATTCTGGGAGCACTTGAGAGTTCGGGTCTCATGGAGAAAACGGTTCCAGCCGACACAAGGCCCGCTACGGAGGAAGAGATCACTCTGGTACACAGCAAGCCCTATTTCGATATGGTCAAAGGCACCTCCGGCAAGGAGTTCTCGAAGCTTGATGCCGACACCTCTACGTGCGAAGTTTCTTTTGACGCCGCGCTTGCGGGTTCCGGGGGGCTTATATGCTCTGTAAACGATATTCTTTCAGGGGAAATCGATACCGCGTTCGTACTCCCCCGCCCTCCCGGACATCACGCTGAACACGACAGGGCGATGGGGTTCTGCCTGTTTAATCACGTGGCGGTCGCCGGGGCCCACCTGTTGGCCAACTGCGGTCTTGAAAGAGTCCTGATCATAGATTGGGACGTGCACCACGGAAACGGCACCCAGCATATCTTCTATGATTCAAGCAGTGTGCTCTTCTTCTCAGTGCACCAGTTCCCGTTTTACCCCGGCACCGGAAGCTTAAAGGAACTCGGATACAAAGAGGGACTTGGGTACACGGTTAACGTCCCCTGCCCCGCGATGCTGGGAGATGAAGATTACCTCAGAATCTTCGCCGAGATACTCGAACCCGTGGTGGAGCAGTACTCCCCGGAATTCATTCTCATATCCGCGGGCTTTGACGCTTACCAGGTCGACCCGCTGGGAGGAATGCTGGTTACCTCAGAAGGTTTCGCCAGGCTTACAAGATTCGTTATGCGACTCGCCGAGAGACACTGCGGCGGAAATATCGCCTTTTTGCTCGAGGGCGGCTACAACACCGCAGAGATGGGACTGATCATGCGGTCGGTCATCGAGGAAATACTTGATCTTAAGGTGTCAGATAGCGGTTTTGATCCTAAAAGGACAACCTGCGAACACACCGTCTCGGAGATCAGAAAAATTTACTCGAAATTC
- the glmM gene encoding phosphoglucosamine mutase, producing the protein MKKSASEFPERKIFGTDGIRGVTNTYPMTPEVSLALGKALTKYLSGKTGSHVKILVGKDTRLSGYVFEQAIASGITSMGADVLLVGPLPTPAIAFLTSNMRATAGVVISASHNPYTDNGIKIFDSTGFKLPDTTEAEIENMVLGEKQLSPPPLTGKAKRIEDAVGRYIVFLKNTFPDNLTLDGVKIVVDCANGAAYKVAPIIFEELGAEVITIGTEPNGTNINVDCGSLRPEILCEEVVRSGSDIGIALDGDADRVVFCDENGNEVDGDHVLAICSSEMLETGTLATDTVVATQMSNMALENYLSAKGLRLKRTRVGDRYVVEAMRELGANLGGEKSGHLLFLDHSTTGDGLLASLQILGIMKRKGKQLSELAGIIDLFPQVLSSLEIKEKKPFEQIPGLVEIVRESEKILGDKGRINLRYSGTELLARVMVEGEDETLINGIASRVSSVISENIGTGNL; encoded by the coding sequence ATGAAAAAGTCCGCATCTGAATTTCCCGAAAGAAAGATTTTTGGAACCGATGGAATAAGAGGGGTTACCAACACCTATCCAATGACCCCCGAGGTATCGCTTGCTCTCGGAAAAGCGCTCACAAAATATCTGTCCGGGAAAACGGGCAGCCACGTGAAGATACTCGTCGGCAAAGACACCCGCCTTTCAGGCTACGTCTTCGAACAGGCAATAGCCTCGGGCATAACGTCCATGGGAGCCGACGTACTGCTCGTCGGTCCCCTGCCCACTCCTGCCATAGCCTTTCTCACTTCAAACATGAGAGCCACGGCCGGCGTGGTCATCTCCGCGTCGCACAATCCCTACACCGATAACGGAATAAAGATATTCGATTCCACGGGCTTCAAGCTCCCGGACACAACGGAGGCTGAAATAGAGAACATGGTTCTCGGAGAAAAACAGCTAAGCCCCCCTCCCCTGACGGGAAAGGCGAAAAGAATCGAGGACGCGGTCGGACGCTACATAGTGTTTCTCAAAAACACCTTCCCTGATAATCTTACGCTCGACGGGGTGAAGATCGTAGTTGACTGCGCCAACGGAGCCGCGTACAAGGTCGCACCCATAATCTTCGAGGAACTTGGGGCCGAGGTGATCACGATCGGCACTGAGCCCAATGGAACGAACATAAACGTTGACTGCGGAAGCCTTCGCCCCGAAATACTCTGCGAAGAAGTAGTGCGAAGCGGTTCCGACATAGGAATAGCGCTTGACGGAGACGCGGACAGGGTGGTTTTCTGCGATGAAAACGGAAATGAGGTTGACGGCGATCATGTGCTTGCGATCTGCTCATCCGAAATGCTTGAAACCGGCACCCTGGCAACGGACACCGTGGTGGCTACCCAGATGAGCAACATGGCCCTTGAGAACTACCTCAGCGCAAAAGGGCTGAGACTCAAGAGAACCCGCGTGGGAGACAGATACGTGGTAGAAGCAATGAGAGAGCTGGGAGCAAACCTGGGAGGCGAGAAATCGGGTCACCTGCTGTTTCTTGACCACTCGACAACGGGAGACGGACTGCTGGCCTCGCTTCAGATTCTGGGCATAATGAAAAGAAAGGGGAAACAGCTTTCTGAACTCGCCGGGATAATAGATTTGTTTCCCCAGGTTCTTAGCAGTCTTGAAATCAAAGAGAAAAAACCGTTTGAGCAGATCCCGGGGCTTGTCGAGATCGTCAGGGAATCTGAAAAAATCCTTGGAGACAAAGGAAGAATAAACCTCAGATATTCCGGAACCGAACTGCTGGCGCGGGTAATGGTGGAGGGAGAGGATGAAACCCTGATAAACGGAATCGCTTCCCGCGTATCTTCCGTAATAAGCGAGAACATCGGAACAGGAAATCTGTAG
- a CDS encoding Mur ligase family protein: MFKNLKKLRLKGVDSVKPGLGRITAVLEELGFPHRKKDYVAVAGTNGKGSVAACIASIFEVNGYRAGLFTSPHLINVTERIKVDGEEITWEQLEETLGTIFAACAGIGVELSYFETLTAAAFLHFNGKSIDVGVLEVGMGGRWDSTNVCDHLAGVITNVSFDHTEYLGNTLGEIAGEKAGIIKKNGLVVTGCTGEALSVIERRVRENSSTCHRIGAEFTYGEKEDLSFDYMGPRWNVPGLRISLAGTHQVENAVISIAAAELLTMHTRYKTDPEKIKEAFAGVSLGGRMEYLNRETPVIIDGAHNLAAGENLVKSLEFYHPGKKFNFLITMLENKDIGGFTETLSRVSGKLIITELAGVKKSLETEKILALARGQFDSVETVKDPLEAYEKLLGYGEAACVCGSFYLIGYLKEAVQNEKTLDSK, translated from the coding sequence ATGTTTAAGAATCTGAAAAAACTCCGCCTAAAGGGAGTGGACAGCGTAAAACCGGGGCTCGGCAGAATCACCGCGGTTCTTGAAGAACTGGGGTTTCCTCACAGGAAAAAGGATTACGTCGCCGTTGCCGGAACTAACGGCAAGGGGTCCGTGGCGGCCTGTATCGCGTCAATATTCGAGGTGAACGGCTATCGCGCAGGTCTCTTTACCTCCCCTCACCTGATCAACGTCACGGAAAGAATAAAAGTGGACGGAGAGGAAATAACCTGGGAGCAGCTTGAAGAGACCCTCGGCACGATTTTTGCCGCCTGCGCCGGGATTGGCGTGGAGCTCAGTTATTTCGAAACGCTCACGGCAGCTGCATTTCTTCACTTCAACGGCAAGTCAATAGATGTAGGCGTGCTTGAAGTGGGAATGGGCGGGAGATGGGACTCGACAAACGTATGCGATCATCTGGCAGGCGTCATAACGAACGTGTCCTTTGACCACACCGAATACCTGGGAAACACTTTGGGTGAGATTGCCGGGGAAAAAGCCGGAATAATCAAAAAAAACGGTCTCGTGGTGACAGGATGCACGGGCGAGGCCCTCTCGGTAATCGAGCGCAGGGTCCGGGAGAACTCCTCAACATGCCACAGAATCGGAGCGGAGTTCACTTACGGGGAAAAAGAAGATCTGAGCTTTGATTACATGGGGCCCAGGTGGAACGTTCCGGGACTCAGAATTTCTCTCGCGGGCACGCACCAGGTGGAAAACGCCGTTATATCCATAGCGGCAGCCGAGTTGCTGACAATGCATACCCGCTACAAAACGGACCCGGAAAAAATAAAAGAGGCTTTTGCTGGAGTCAGTCTGGGGGGGCGAATGGAGTACTTAAACAGGGAAACTCCCGTTATAATCGACGGCGCGCACAACCTCGCCGCGGGGGAGAACCTTGTTAAGTCCCTTGAGTTTTATCATCCGGGGAAAAAATTCAATTTCCTGATAACGATGCTTGAGAACAAAGACATCGGAGGGTTCACCGAAACGCTCTCCCGCGTTTCGGGAAAACTGATCATAACGGAACTTGCCGGAGTCAAAAAGTCGTTGGAAACGGAGAAAATTCTGGCGCTTGCCCGGGGACAGTTCGACTCGGTCGAGACGGTAAAAGATCCTCTGGAGGCATATGAAAAACTTCTTGGCTACGGAGAAGCAGCCTGTGTTTGTGGTTCCTTTTATCTCATAGGTTATCTTAAAGAGGCAGTCCAAAATGAAAAAACTCTCGATAGTAAGTAA
- a CDS encoding cysteine synthase family protein, which produces MANLIDCIGNTPVIRLRSVPKDGRSKIWAKLENLNPAGSIKDRACIAMLRQAEHKNLIEPGKTTVIEASSGNTAIGIALCCRAGGYDFTVVMPGDTAKEKVQVIKAFKGQAVLTDPSLGLRGSREKAREIERENPDSYFLDQFKNTADIGIHREETAKEIKNQIPGHLDAFVCGVGSGGTVMGVGSELKKIYPGLKVVVVEPTESPTLSEGKEGTHGICGISPGFVPEKLDTGVIDRIYAVSTEDARECAKTLASEEGILVGISSGACLSAALGISEELRDGGQVLVTFCDSGEMYLGTDLYD; this is translated from the coding sequence ATGGCAAACCTGATTGACTGCATCGGCAACACTCCGGTAATAAGGCTCAGAAGCGTACCGAAAGACGGACGCTCAAAGATATGGGCGAAGCTTGAGAACTTAAACCCTGCGGGCAGCATAAAGGACAGGGCATGTATCGCCATGCTAAGACAAGCGGAGCATAAAAACCTGATAGAACCCGGTAAAACAACCGTAATCGAAGCGTCAAGCGGGAACACCGCGATAGGAATAGCCCTTTGCTGCCGGGCAGGCGGCTACGACTTCACCGTTGTTATGCCCGGGGATACGGCAAAAGAGAAAGTCCAGGTAATAAAAGCGTTTAAGGGACAGGCGGTTCTCACCGACCCAAGCCTGGGGCTTCGAGGGTCGAGAGAAAAGGCTCGCGAGATAGAACGCGAAAACCCGGATTCCTATTTTCTTGACCAGTTCAAAAACACAGCGGACATAGGGATTCACCGCGAGGAAACCGCGAAAGAAATAAAAAACCAGATACCGGGACATCTCGATGCCTTCGTGTGCGGAGTCGGAAGCGGGGGAACGGTAATGGGAGTGGGCTCTGAACTCAAAAAAATCTACCCCGGTCTCAAGGTAGTGGTGGTCGAACCCACAGAAAGCCCTACTCTTTCCGAGGGGAAAGAAGGTACTCACGGCATCTGCGGAATATCGCCCGGGTTCGTTCCCGAGAAGCTTGATACCGGCGTGATCGACAGAATCTACGCGGTTTCCACGGAGGATGCCCGTGAATGCGCCAAAACTCTCGCTTCCGAGGAAGGCATACTGGTCGGAATATCTTCGGGAGCCTGCCTCAGCGCGGCCCTTGGGATCTCAGAAGAACTTCGAGACGGCGGCCAGGTGCTTGTAACTTTCTGCGACAGTGGAGAGATGTATCTGGGAACGGACCTTTACGATTAA
- the ftsH gene encoding ATP-dependent zinc metalloprotease FtsH, with protein MSANIFKNLVLWVAIFVGVFAVYQFMNTSANVYSEISYSKFLEHLDNDRLARVEFGENIIRGELKNADPEDRGFTTTGPAGELLIAKLEESGVEFSFSHRKQSSLTQILINWGPLFILVALMVFFMRQVQAGGTKAMSFGKNRARMLSDEQNKITFKDVAGVEEAKEEVSEIVEFLKNPEKFTRLGGRIPKGVLLVGPPGTGKTLLAKAIAGEAGVPFFIISGSDFVEMFVGVGASRVRDLFIQAKKNAPCIIFVDELDAVGRHRGAGLGGGHDEREQTLNQLLVEMDGFEGNEGIIVMAATNRPDVLDPALLRPGRFDRQVVVPRPDVRGREAILVVHSKDTPMAADVDLSVIARSTPGFSGADLENLVNESVLHAARNDKEQVSIEDFEYAKDKVTMGVERKSMLISEKERKITAYHEAGHALVAKLTPEADPIHKVTIIPRGMALGVTQQLPLEDKYTLSRTYLLSTVKVLLGGRAAEELVFSERTSGAANDLERVTDIAKKMVCEWGMSEVVGPVTFGKGEQQPFLGREISRKSDYSEDTAVQIDQETRKIVNESYDEVMKLLGDNLDLLHELSSLLLEKEVVDSAELDELVSKTREFRPEAKKPFDITSRV; from the coding sequence ATGTCAGCAAACATTTTTAAAAACCTTGTGCTCTGGGTGGCCATATTCGTCGGAGTGTTCGCCGTGTACCAGTTCATGAACACCTCGGCGAACGTCTACTCGGAAATATCCTACAGCAAATTCCTGGAACACCTGGATAACGACAGGCTGGCAAGGGTAGAGTTCGGCGAAAACATAATAAGGGGAGAGCTTAAAAACGCCGACCCCGAAGACCGCGGATTCACAACCACCGGCCCCGCGGGAGAACTCCTTATCGCAAAGCTTGAGGAAAGCGGAGTGGAGTTCAGTTTTTCCCATCGCAAACAGAGTTCGCTTACACAGATACTGATAAACTGGGGCCCTCTTTTCATACTGGTCGCACTCATGGTCTTTTTCATGAGACAGGTACAGGCCGGAGGGACGAAAGCGATGAGTTTCGGAAAAAACCGCGCGAGGATGCTCTCCGATGAACAGAACAAGATCACCTTCAAGGACGTGGCCGGAGTCGAGGAGGCAAAAGAGGAAGTAAGCGAAATAGTGGAGTTTCTGAAAAATCCGGAGAAATTCACGCGGCTTGGAGGAAGAATACCCAAGGGAGTCCTTCTGGTCGGTCCCCCGGGAACGGGAAAAACCCTCCTGGCAAAAGCCATAGCCGGAGAAGCGGGAGTGCCGTTTTTCATCATAAGCGGGAGTGACTTCGTGGAGATGTTCGTCGGAGTCGGAGCTTCAAGGGTAAGGGACCTGTTCATACAGGCCAAGAAAAACGCCCCTTGCATAATATTCGTTGACGAACTCGACGCCGTGGGAAGACACAGGGGAGCAGGACTAGGAGGGGGCCACGACGAAAGGGAGCAGACCCTTAACCAGCTCCTGGTCGAGATGGACGGCTTTGAAGGGAACGAGGGCATTATAGTCATGGCCGCCACGAACCGCCCGGACGTGCTTGACCCGGCGCTTCTCAGGCCCGGGAGGTTTGACCGCCAGGTTGTCGTTCCGAGGCCGGATGTCAGGGGAAGAGAAGCCATCCTGGTCGTTCATTCAAAAGACACCCCGATGGCTGCTGACGTTGATCTTTCGGTGATCGCCAGGTCCACCCCGGGTTTCTCCGGAGCCGACCTTGAAAATCTGGTCAACGAGTCGGTTCTTCATGCTGCCCGCAACGACAAGGAACAGGTCTCCATAGAAGACTTTGAATACGCAAAAGACAAGGTCACAATGGGAGTTGAGAGAAAAAGTATGCTGATAAGCGAAAAAGAGAGAAAAATCACCGCTTATCACGAGGCCGGACACGCGCTCGTAGCGAAACTTACTCCCGAGGCCGATCCCATACACAAGGTGACGATCATACCGAGAGGAATGGCTCTCGGAGTTACTCAGCAGCTCCCCCTTGAAGACAAGTACACCCTGTCGAGAACCTATCTCCTTTCCACAGTAAAGGTGCTTCTGGGAGGCAGGGCCGCCGAAGAACTTGTGTTTTCCGAAAGAACCAGCGGCGCCGCGAACGACCTTGAGAGAGTTACCGACATAGCCAAAAAAATGGTATGCGAATGGGGAATGAGCGAAGTTGTGGGACCGGTAACTTTCGGCAAAGGGGAACAGCAGCCTTTCCTGGGCAGGGAAATATCGAGAAAAAGCGATTACAGCGAAGATACCGCGGTGCAGATCGATCAGGAGACAAGGAAGATCGTGAACGAAAGCTACGACGAGGTGATGAAGCTCCTCGGAGACAATTTGGATCTTCTGCATGAACTCTCTTCCCTGCTTCTTGAAAAAGAAGTCGTAGACTCGGCGGAACTTGACGAACTGGTGTCAAAAACACGTGAGTTCAGGCCGGAAGCGAAAAAGCCGTTCGATATAACCAGCAGGGTCTGA
- the acpS gene encoding holo-ACP synthase, whose protein sequence is MVSGIGIDMVRNSRIENLIERWGEKFLRKVFTDDELAQNGDGKNRNISYAANYAVKEAFVKALGTGFRRGIKFHNIAVKRNELGKPFIDLRGSTKEIAEQRGLTRIHTTISHDGEYSVAVVILED, encoded by the coding sequence ATGGTTTCAGGCATAGGCATCGATATGGTTCGCAACAGTCGCATAGAGAACCTTATTGAGAGGTGGGGGGAGAAATTCCTTCGAAAGGTCTTCACCGATGATGAACTCGCGCAGAACGGTGACGGCAAAAACAGAAACATAAGCTACGCGGCCAACTATGCGGTCAAGGAAGCCTTCGTGAAGGCGCTGGGGACCGGGTTCAGACGGGGAATAAAATTTCACAACATAGCGGTCAAGCGCAATGAGCTTGGAAAACCCTTCATAGACCTCAGGGGAAGCACAAAGGAAATCGCTGAACAAAGGGGCCTGACCCGAATTCATACCACCATATCACACGACGGGGAATACTCCGTCGCCGTAGTTATACTTGAGGACTGA
- the cdaA gene encoding diadenylate cyclase CdaA, which translates to MTDSTIQNFRFFSDSLDILIVAIIFFYVLKAIEGTRSSQILVGLVAMAVLYFASRKWGFFTLNWVLTHFLGFAILIIIILFQDDIRRGLANIGKKPLLFSFAKHAVNEAMIEELGDACSFLSSRKIGALIAIERQESLRVFPGRPINASLSSEMLITIFNPASPLHDGGVIVKDDVIVSAGCFFPISTDLELGTELGTRHRAAIKLSNETDAVVVVVSEETGKISLVADGELKRIANDRLLKPSLVSELTTESLSSIKTGQAGKA; encoded by the coding sequence ATGACAGATTCTACCATACAGAACTTTCGATTCTTTTCCGACAGTCTGGATATCCTGATCGTCGCCATAATATTTTTCTACGTACTGAAGGCCATAGAGGGAACCAGAAGCTCGCAGATCCTGGTAGGACTCGTGGCTATGGCGGTTCTTTACTTCGCCTCGAGGAAATGGGGTTTTTTCACGCTTAACTGGGTGCTTACGCACTTTCTCGGCTTCGCTATCCTCATAATAATAATTCTCTTTCAGGATGATATAAGAAGAGGGCTTGCGAACATAGGGAAAAAACCTCTTCTCTTCAGTTTCGCAAAACATGCCGTAAACGAAGCAATGATAGAAGAGCTGGGGGATGCCTGTTCTTTTCTTTCTTCAAGGAAAATCGGAGCCCTGATAGCCATTGAAAGGCAGGAGAGCCTAAGAGTGTTTCCCGGAAGACCCATTAACGCCAGCTTATCAAGCGAGATGCTTATAACCATTTTCAACCCGGCGTCCCCTCTTCACGACGGAGGAGTGATAGTCAAAGACGACGTTATTGTTTCAGCCGGGTGCTTTTTCCCGATCAGTACTGACCTTGAACTGGGAACGGAGCTTGGAACAAGGCACAGGGCGGCAATAAAGCTCTCCAACGAGACTGACGCCGTCGTTGTAGTCGTGTCCGAGGAAACGGGGAAGATCTCGCTGGTGGCGGACGGAGAACTTAAGAGAATCGCCAACGATAGACTGCTTAAGCCGAGTCTGGTTTCCGAACTTACCACCGAGAGCCTGAGCAGCATAAAAACAGGCCAGGCAGGAAAAGCCTGA